Proteins encoded within one genomic window of Panicum virgatum strain AP13 chromosome 1N, P.virgatum_v5, whole genome shotgun sequence:
- the LOC120655500 gene encoding uncharacterized protein LOC120655500 isoform X1 codes for MAKPPNGIGRSSMPRSNEGMRLIFSAVVGVMLGYLFGISFPTVNITKLHFPSSIISYIEDRNSGITTQTLLNHAWASANNRKKNNSDSNSDEIPKIYVPTNPKGAERLPPGIVVSETDLYPRRLWGDPSEDLTSEPRYLVTFTVGIAQKANIDAAVKKFSDKFTIMLFHYDGRTTEWDEFEWSKRAIHVSVMKQTKWWYAKRFLHPDVVARYDYIFIWDEDLGVEHFNAEKYIELVRKHGLEISQPGLQPDRGLTWQMTKRRGDREVHKVTEERPGWCTDPHLPPCAAFVEIMATVFSRNAWRCVWHMIQNDLVHGWGLDFALRKCVEPAHEKIGVVDAQWIVHQAVPSLGNQGKSDNGKAPWEGVRARCRKEWGIFQTRLADAEKAYYLERGITPPNSTAV; via the exons ATGGCGAAGCCTCCCAATGGCATTGGCCGTAG CAGCATGCCAAGGTCAAATGAGGGCATGCGGCTCATATTTTCAGCAGTTGTTGGTGTCATGCTGGGCTACCTGTTTGGGATATCCTTCCCTACAGTCAACATAACCAAG CTTCACTTCCCTTCGAGTATCATCTCCTACATTGAAGATAGGAACTCTGGCATCACAACCCAAACATTGTTGAACCATGCATGGGCATCTGCAAATAATCGTAAAAAGAACAATTCTGATTCAAACTCTGACGAAATTCCCAAG ATTTATGTTCCTACAAACCCAAAAGGTGCTGAAAGACTTCCACCAGGCATTGTTGTATCTGAAACAGATCTTTATCCCCGAAGATTATGGGGTGATCCTAGTGAG GACCTTACTAGCGAGCCGAGGTACCTTGTTACTTTTACTGTTGGGATCGCGCAAAAGGCAAATATTGATGCAGCGGTAAAAAAG TTTTCAGATAAATTCACCATCATGTTGTTCCATTATGATGGTCGGACTACTGAATGGGACGAATTTGAGTGGTCTAAAAGAGCTATCCATGTTAGTGTCATGAAGCAGACTAAATG GTGGTATGCAAAGCGATTTTTGCATCCTGATGTTGTTGCCAGATATGATTACATTTTCATCTGGGATGAGGATCTAGGTGTTGAGCATTTCAATGCAGAGAA GTACATTGAGCTTGTTAGAAAGCATGGGTTGGAAATCTCTCAGCCTGGTTTGCAACCTGATAGAGGACTAACATGGCAAATGACTAAGCGCCGTGGTGACCGAGAAGTCCATAA AGTAACTGAGGAGAGACCAGGCTGGTGCACTGATCCGCATCTCCCACCATGTGCAGC ATTTGTTGAAATTATGGCAACAGTGTTCTCCAGAAATGCATGGCGCTGTGTATGGCATATGATTCAG AATGACTTGGTCCATGGATGGGGTCTTGATTTTGCTCTTAGGAAATGTGTGGAG CCAGCTCATGAGAAGATTGGAGTAGTTGATGCTCAATGGATTGTTCATCAAGCAGTTCCTTCACTTGGGAACCAGGGCAAATCAGATAATGGAAAAGCACCGTGGGAAGGG GTAAGAGCGCGCTGCAGAAAAGAATGGGGAATATTTCAAACAAGGTTGGCTGATGCGGAAAAGGCATATTACTTGGAACGGGGCATCACGCCCCCAAATTCAACAGCAGTTTAG
- the LOC120655500 gene encoding uncharacterized protein LOC120655500 isoform X2: protein MAKPPNGIGRSMPRSNEGMRLIFSAVVGVMLGYLFGISFPTVNITKLHFPSSIISYIEDRNSGITTQTLLNHAWASANNRKKNNSDSNSDEIPKIYVPTNPKGAERLPPGIVVSETDLYPRRLWGDPSEDLTSEPRYLVTFTVGIAQKANIDAAVKKFSDKFTIMLFHYDGRTTEWDEFEWSKRAIHVSVMKQTKWWYAKRFLHPDVVARYDYIFIWDEDLGVEHFNAEKYIELVRKHGLEISQPGLQPDRGLTWQMTKRRGDREVHKVTEERPGWCTDPHLPPCAAFVEIMATVFSRNAWRCVWHMIQNDLVHGWGLDFALRKCVEPAHEKIGVVDAQWIVHQAVPSLGNQGKSDNGKAPWEGVRARCRKEWGIFQTRLADAEKAYYLERGITPPNSTAV, encoded by the exons ATGGCGAAGCCTCCCAATGGCATTGGCCGTAG CATGCCAAGGTCAAATGAGGGCATGCGGCTCATATTTTCAGCAGTTGTTGGTGTCATGCTGGGCTACCTGTTTGGGATATCCTTCCCTACAGTCAACATAACCAAG CTTCACTTCCCTTCGAGTATCATCTCCTACATTGAAGATAGGAACTCTGGCATCACAACCCAAACATTGTTGAACCATGCATGGGCATCTGCAAATAATCGTAAAAAGAACAATTCTGATTCAAACTCTGACGAAATTCCCAAG ATTTATGTTCCTACAAACCCAAAAGGTGCTGAAAGACTTCCACCAGGCATTGTTGTATCTGAAACAGATCTTTATCCCCGAAGATTATGGGGTGATCCTAGTGAG GACCTTACTAGCGAGCCGAGGTACCTTGTTACTTTTACTGTTGGGATCGCGCAAAAGGCAAATATTGATGCAGCGGTAAAAAAG TTTTCAGATAAATTCACCATCATGTTGTTCCATTATGATGGTCGGACTACTGAATGGGACGAATTTGAGTGGTCTAAAAGAGCTATCCATGTTAGTGTCATGAAGCAGACTAAATG GTGGTATGCAAAGCGATTTTTGCATCCTGATGTTGTTGCCAGATATGATTACATTTTCATCTGGGATGAGGATCTAGGTGTTGAGCATTTCAATGCAGAGAA GTACATTGAGCTTGTTAGAAAGCATGGGTTGGAAATCTCTCAGCCTGGTTTGCAACCTGATAGAGGACTAACATGGCAAATGACTAAGCGCCGTGGTGACCGAGAAGTCCATAA AGTAACTGAGGAGAGACCAGGCTGGTGCACTGATCCGCATCTCCCACCATGTGCAGC ATTTGTTGAAATTATGGCAACAGTGTTCTCCAGAAATGCATGGCGCTGTGTATGGCATATGATTCAG AATGACTTGGTCCATGGATGGGGTCTTGATTTTGCTCTTAGGAAATGTGTGGAG CCAGCTCATGAGAAGATTGGAGTAGTTGATGCTCAATGGATTGTTCATCAAGCAGTTCCTTCACTTGGGAACCAGGGCAAATCAGATAATGGAAAAGCACCGTGGGAAGGG GTAAGAGCGCGCTGCAGAAAAGAATGGGGAATATTTCAAACAAGGTTGGCTGATGCGGAAAAGGCATATTACTTGGAACGGGGCATCACGCCCCCAAATTCAACAGCAGTTTAG